Sequence from the Thermococcus nautili genome:
TTGACCTCGAGGTCGCGGTAGTCCTCGAAGCCCCTTCCGTCAATCCTCTTGCCCTCCCTGAGGAGGTTTATGATGTGGTCGCGCATTATGCTGGCCATGACTTCCATCTCACTCATTGCCCGCCACCTCCTGGGCTATGCGGAGGTATTTTTCTTTGAGCGCTTCCCTCTGCTTCTGGTAAACTGCCTTGGCTCCCTTTATGGCGAGCTTCACTGCCTCAATGAACTCCTCCCTCGTCAGGTAGCCGTCCATCTGAAGGAGCGTTATGTCGTTCTTGAGGGGCATTATTGCAACGGGAACGTCTGCTTCACCGTAGTTGTCCTCGTCCTTGTTGAGGTCGAGGACTATCTCTCCGTCAATCTTTCCGGCGGCGCACGCTGCCACGAGGTCTTTCATCGGTATTCCAGCGTCCGCGAGGGCAAGCGAGGCCGCGGTTATTCCGGCAACCCTTGTCCCTGCGTCGGCCTGGAGAACCTCTATGAAAACGTCTATCGCCGTTCTCGGAAACATCTCGAGGATTAGGGCCGGCTCAAGCGCGCCCCTTATGACCTTGCTTATCTCGACGCTTCTCCTGTCCGGTCCGGGCTTTTTCCTTTCCTCAACGCTGAAGGGAGCCATGTTGTAACGGACGCGCAGAATTGCCCTGTCCGGCCTCTGGAGGTGCTTGGGATGAATCTCCCTTGGGCCGTAGACGGCGGCCATTATCTTGTTCTTGCCCCACTCGACGTAGGCCGAGCCGTCGGCGTTTTTGAGGACGCCAACCTCCATTTTAATGGGCCTAAGCTCGTACTTCTTTCTGCCGTCGATTCTCCTACCGTTCTCGTCGATGAGCTTTAAACCCTCAGGCCTGCCCATCATCATTCTCACCTTCCTTCTCCTCAAGCTGGGGGATTTCCTCAATAACTCCCTGCTCCTTGAGCTCCCTGAGCCTCGAAAGCAGGTACTCCTTGACCCTGTCGGTCAGCCCCTGCGTGTGGCTCTCGCGGTCAACCTTGAGTATCGCCTCTATCGCGAGCTTCTCGAGCTCGTCGTTCTTTCCGCTCACCCAGACCCAGCCGTTCTGGCCCACTATGATTCTCGTCCCGGTGAGCTTCTTAATCATGTTAATCATCGAACCGCCCTTGCCGATGAGCCTCGGCACCTTGGAAGGCGTTATCGTGACGAGCTGTCCGCCCCTGAGCGGGCCGCCCTTGAAGGGCATCCCCTTCGTTGTGAGGTCAATCTGGTTTATCTCGTTGAAGGCCTTCACCTTGGCGTAGATTATGTCGCCTATGTCGTAAATCTTCCTCAGGTCGGTCTTGAGCAGGTCTATGCGCTCCTCAACAGCGTCCTGAACGCGTAAATTGGCCTGGTACGGTGCCCCTATGTCAACGGTCCAGTTGGAGAACTTGACGTCCACTATCTTTCCGAGGACGTTGTCCCCGACCTCTGGGATGTAGGGCCCCTCGAGCGGAATGACCCTTATGAGGTCTCCCCTTATCTCGACGAGTCCTATCACCGTTGAGTAAATCCTGTTGCCTTCCCTGAAGGTTCCCCTTCCGTTCTTAAACGGCCCCTGGGCGAGCAACGTCCCAGGGACCACCAGTTCCCTTGGTTTTACAAAAATCCGCCTCATAGTCCCTTCCTCTCTACAAGTTTAGTAAGAGCGGTGCCCTTCGTCAGGGCGTTAAGCTTCTCATAAAACTCCTCCTCGATTCCTCCGGGAATCTCGATGAGGAACATCCACGAGCCGTCGCTGGCCCACTCCTCGCGCTTTATCGTTCCGAACTTTCTAACCTCGCCGTAGGCTTTCCCAACGTAGTCGCTCGGTATCTTCACCGCTATGACCTTGACCTCGAGCTTTATCGGGAGCAACGGTCTAATCGCCTTGATAACCTTCGGAACCTGAGCTTCGGCGTCCTTGAAGAGGTCAATGTGAACCCCTGCCTCTTCCATTGCCCTCAGGATTCTGTCCACCGGGTGCGGATAGCCGGTCCTCGGGTCAACCGCGTGCCTGTGGATTATCGTCGCTATGTAGCGCTTCTTCTCCTCGAGCATCTGCCTCCTCTGCTCCGCGGTGAGCTGAACCTCGCCCTTTTGGAGGATTATTTTTGCAACCTCGTAGGGGTCGCTGGTTCCGAAGATTTTCTCCATCTCGTGCTCGCTGGCCTTGTCGCCCTTGTGGGCATCTTTGAAAACGTAAGGAGTTGCGAGGATTTCTTCTATGGGAACCTCCTTGCCCTCCTTGAAGTCCCTCGCGAGGTAGGGGTCAACGAGTATCTCGAAGGTCTCGCCGTGCGTCTTCAGACGGGCGATTACCGCTTTGTCAACGCTAATCGGCATCGCCCGCCACCTCAGTAGTTCTGGTCGAGCTCGGAGTAGTCCTCGGCCTTCTCCTCAACCTCTTCCTCTTTAATCTCCTCAAGGACCTCGTTGAGGTACTTCTCAAGCTCCTCCCTCGGGAGCTTCTTCCAGCGCTTGTCCTCGGTGGTTATGTAGGCCACCTCTATCGAGTCGGCGGTTGGCTCCTCAAGCGTCTTAGACAGGGCGAGTATGGCGAGCTTTATGGCCCCGTCCCTGTCGAGGTTCTCGTCGTAGTGCTCCTCGAAGATGGCCATCGCCACGTTCCTTCCGCTTCCTATCGCTACCGCCTTCCACTCGAAGTAGGCACCGCTCGGGTCGGTCTCGTAGAGCTCGGGCTTGTCGTTAACGCCCGCCATGAGCAAAGCGGCACCGAAGGGCCTCACACCGCCGTACTGGGTGTGGGCCTGCTTGAGGTCGCAGATTTTCTTCACCAGAACGGTGAGCGGAACGGGTTCGCCGTAGGTGAGGCGGTAAATCTGGGCCTCCAGCCTGGCCCTGTCAACGAGAACCCTTGCATCAGCGATGATACCGCTCGGAGCGGCCGCTATGTGGTCGTCAATCTGGAAAATCTTCTCGTAGCTCCTCGGCTCAATGAGCCTGCTCGTGATTCTCTTCTCAACGGCCAAAACGACTCCGTCCTTCCACTTAACTCCTACAGCCGTTGCGCCTCTTTTTACAGCTTCCCTCGCATAGTTTACCTGAAACAGCCTTCCGTCCGGGCTGAAAACGGTTATCGCCCGGTCGTAGCCGGCCTGCGGTGGTACAAACGCCATTCTACATCACCCCTGTTTCTCACTCCTTTTCGATAGTTGCCGGGTTTTCTATTAAGCTTTTCTATCCTCCCCTGAAGGCTATAACCGCCATCCTCCTCGCGGTTCTCTTGGCGAGCTCAAGCGGTATGAAAGCCAGCGCGAAGACGACGAGACCGATGTAGAGGGACGCCTTTCCCAGAGGCTTGAATATCAACAGTGCAAAGCCGAGCAGGAGGGTGAGCAGTCCAGCCGAGAGCAACTTCTTATAGGTTCGCTCCATCTCCTTGAGCTCCTCCATGCCACCACCGGGAGCTTTTTTAGGCGGGAGGATTTTAAGCCTTTGGTGTTGCCGATGGAGTGCCCCTTCTGCAGACCGCCGAAGGAACAACTCCTCTACGAGGATAGCCTAATAAGAATCCTGCTCGACGCTTATCCGGCCAGCAGGGGACACCTCCTCGTCGTCCCGAGGAGGCACGTCGAGCGCTGGGAAGACCTTAGAGACGATGAGAAGCTCGCCCTGATAAGGGGCATGGAGCTGGCGATGGAAGTCCTGAGGGAGACTCTGAAGCCGGACGCCTTCAACGTCGGCATGAACCTCGGAAAGGAGGCAGGTCAAACGGTCCCGCACCTGCATCTCCACGTCATTCCACGCTGGAGGGGCGACAGCAGAAACCCGAGGGGAGGCGTCAGAAAGGCCGTCCTCGATTTGGAGGACGAAAACTTAAGTTTGAAGGAGCGGTGGGTGCGGAACCGACTCAAACCCGAAGAGGTTTCACGGTTGAGGGAGGCTTTTAACGGGATCTTGGGTAGTGGTTAGTCTGTTCCGCAATATTTTTAATTTTTGGAATATCAGTTTCACACCGGAACAACATTTGGTGGTGATAAAAGTGAGAAAGGCGGTTGTGGTGTTTCTCATTGTGCTAGTGGTTTTGAGCGGGATGGTGCATCCAACTGTGAAAGCACTGTCAAAAACCCAAACTGGGGAGAAGGGCGTAATTAACCCCTTCTTCGAGGGATACCTAAAATCCCTTCAGAACGCCACTCCTGATGAGCGGAAGGCGATTCTTGCCCTGATTGAGGTCCTCTTAAACGGGACTCTGAGCGGTGATGTCGTGGTTTCGGACTACATGAAAATCAAAAACGCCCACTGGAACGGGACTGACCTGATATTCCAATCTGGTGGTACAACGGAACCGAGCCGGCTTTAATCAAAACGTATCTGTGGCAGAACTCCTATTCTGCCCTCAGTGCAGTTGCAACGTCGGCCCGAGGGACCCTGACAAAGACCTCAAGGTTTACGTCAAATACGAAAGCATACTTGAAAAGGCCGGAATTGGGGGTGAAATCATCGGCATGAAAACGATTGAAGGCGTTAGCGACGTCACGGTGAAAGATGGAACTACAGCATTCTCAATAGCAAAACCGAAAAGCCTGAAGGTTGCACAGGTCAGGCTGGAGAACGGAACGGTAATCAACGTAACCCTCGTAAACACCTACGGGGCTAAGCTGACTTCTCCAGGAAATGACGTTGTCGCGATGGCAAGCTCTCCAAGTTCCGCTGAGATTTTGAGCAATGAGATTATAGGCAACGATGTAACGACACTTAAAGGTGATGTCAGAGTTGTAACTTCTTCCGGAGAAATGCCTCTGGAGTCAGGCCTTGTCGTCTCGTACTCTTCAGCTGACGACACTCCGGACGGCGAAATCTGGTTCGTTGTAACCACCAACGACGCCGACGGAATACCCTTCTACCGCGAAATCGAGCTGAACAGGGAGCTTGAGGCGAACGGATTTACCGTGCGCTTTGACCCAACGGACAAAAATAACGCCGACCTGAACGGTGACTACGACGGCGACGGCGTTCCCAACGCGGTGGAGCTTTTGATTGGGAAGGACCCGGCGAAGAGAGATATACTCGGCATTGAGCTGAACGTTTCCGTCGAGTGGAAGATGAGCGAGGAGGACAAGAAGAATCTGATTTACAGCATCAGGAAGGCGAGTGACTTCATCTACGACTACACGGATGGCTACGCGATGATAACCAGGGTTACAATCTGGGATGACAAGAGGAACTGGGACATGGCAGATGTTAGGGTTCACTACACTCACCCGTTACTACCCCAAACCCCCGCTCAGGTCTTTTACGATGGATGGCCACAGGCAATAGTGGGGGGATATTGGATGAAAAGAAGCAAGAATGTAACTCTCAAAGAAAAAGGATACATCCACATCATGATGTCAAAGGAGTTTGAGAGGTTCAGCTATCCTGGAGGCACTGCAAGCATTGGCAGTGTAAGGTGGGGTAGAACTTTAGCTCATGAGCTTGGGCACTATGTCTTCTGGTTTGGGGACGAGTATGAGGACTGGAAACACAATACATACCTCTGGGGTTACATGACGTGCGATGATTTTGCGTGTTATCCCAACTGGGAATTGTACAACATGGCCCCACATTCGGTCATGAAGCACGAGTGGAGCTGGAGCGAGTTGAGCACGCCAAAGGATTATGAAAGATTCCATGAATACCTCTCAGAGAAGTTTGGGGACTGGAAAGACCACACGACAGACCAGTGGGGAGATTCAAAAGATTCAGATGGGTGGCATTCCTCCGCCTGGGAAACACTGTACAAAATTCTCACAAGCAAGAATTTGAGAATAAAAGCATGCGTACCCCTTGAGGATCCTAGCACTAGCAAGGGAAGTTATTCGTGTAAAAAGGTGCCTATAATCATCTCTAACAAGATAGAAGTCCTCTTTGCTCCAAACTATAGTTTCATCCCCAAAACAGGCCCGTACACGGGTGTCAGCTATTTCATGGAGGTGATCTGGGGATGAGGTCTTTACTTGCTTTCCTCTTGATTCTGCTCCTCTTCTTTTTCGCCTACAACTTTTACACTTACCACAAGCTCTCCTCGGCAGAGGGAGCTTATAAATTGGCGGGGATTCCAAGCAGTGAAAGGCTCATTGCGGTCTACCATGATAGCAATTTCTGGCAGTTCGCAACGTACAACCCTAAAACTCAGGAACTCAAAGTTTATTACATTAACCAGAATTCTCCGCTATTCTTCAGAACCAAGAAGACAAAAACTGTAAGAACGCCCTTAAACTATTCTCCACTTGCCCTTCATCTAAAACTTCTTGAAAAAGCACCAAAAGAAACTCCAGCGTTACTCTTCGCTGGAAAATGGTACACCAAAGAAAACCCGCCAAAATTCCCAACGGTTGAGCAAATTCTCAAACAGTACGACAACAAAACAATTCGAAGGATTGCCGTTCTATATGCCAAAAAAGAACTCTGGATAGAAACATACCTCCAAGTGAACACAAGAGCCTATGAGGTAGGAACGAAGGATGTACTAGTAATTCCAAGTTTTGGAAATACTTCCGAGGGAATCTGGGTTGTTGAGACTCCACAAGGAATGAACTCTACCAAAACTGTGTACTATCCAGGCACTAAAATAGTAGGAAATGCTACGCCAGTGTACTTAGGTTCATTTGTTTTGAACAGAAAATCTATTGAGAGTGCATTTTATGAAGCACTCTCAAACCTCAGCGAAATTATCAGCTTCGCAAAGATCGAGGTTTACTGCCTCTCTCCAAGAGCCGATGTTGATACAGTGGCTATCAAAAGATATTACTGGGGAATCTCCATGAAAAAATACTTTCAATTCCACTACCTTCAC
This genomic interval carries:
- the rrp41 gene encoding exosome complex exonuclease Rrp41; protein product: MMGRPEGLKLIDENGRRIDGRKKYELRPIKMEVGVLKNADGSAYVEWGKNKIMAAVYGPREIHPKHLQRPDRAILRVRYNMAPFSVEERKKPGPDRRSVEISKVIRGALEPALILEMFPRTAIDVFIEVLQADAGTRVAGITAASLALADAGIPMKDLVAACAAGKIDGEIVLDLNKDEDNYGEADVPVAIMPLKNDITLLQMDGYLTREEFIEAVKLAIKGAKAVYQKQREALKEKYLRIAQEVAGNE
- the rrp4 gene encoding exosome complex RNA-binding protein Rrp4 → MRRIFVKPRELVVPGTLLAQGPFKNGRGTFREGNRIYSTVIGLVEIRGDLIRVIPLEGPYIPEVGDNVLGKIVDVKFSNWTVDIGAPYQANLRVQDAVEERIDLLKTDLRKIYDIGDIIYAKVKAFNEINQIDLTTKGMPFKGGPLRGGQLVTITPSKVPRLIGKGGSMINMIKKLTGTRIIVGQNGWVWVSGKNDELEKLAIEAILKVDRESHTQGLTDRVKEYLLSRLRELKEQGVIEEIPQLEEKEGENDDGQA
- a CDS encoding ribosome assembly factor SBDS; the encoded protein is MPISVDKAVIARLKTHGETFEILVDPYLARDFKEGKEVPIEEILATPYVFKDAHKGDKASEHEMEKIFGTSDPYEVAKIILQKGEVQLTAEQRRQMLEEKKRYIATIIHRHAVDPRTGYPHPVDRILRAMEEAGVHIDLFKDAEAQVPKVIKAIRPLLPIKLEVKVIAVKIPSDYVGKAYGEVRKFGTIKREEWASDGSWMFLIEIPGGIEEEFYEKLNALTKGTALTKLVERKGL
- the psmA gene encoding archaeal proteasome endopeptidase complex subunit alpha; this translates as MAFVPPQAGYDRAITVFSPDGRLFQVNYAREAVKRGATAVGVKWKDGVVLAVEKRITSRLIEPRSYEKIFQIDDHIAAAPSGIIADARVLVDRARLEAQIYRLTYGEPVPLTVLVKKICDLKQAHTQYGGVRPFGAALLMAGVNDKPELYETDPSGAYFEWKAVAIGSGRNVAMAIFEEHYDENLDRDGAIKLAILALSKTLEEPTADSIEVAYITTEDKRWKKLPREELEKYLNEVLEEIKEEEVEEKAEDYSELDQNY
- a CDS encoding HIT family protein, encoding MECPFCRPPKEQLLYEDSLIRILLDAYPASRGHLLVVPRRHVERWEDLRDDEKLALIRGMELAMEVLRETLKPDAFNVGMNLGKEAGQTVPHLHLHVIPRWRGDSRNPRGGVRKAVLDLEDENLSLKERWVRNRLKPEEVSRLREAFNGILGSG